A region of Deltaproteobacteria bacterium DNA encodes the following proteins:
- a CDS encoding argininosuccinate synthase encodes SLYDPSIASFEAGGVYNQADAEGFIRLSALRLRIQALVAARGK; translated from the coding sequence TCGCTCTACGACCCGTCGATCGCGAGCTTCGAAGCGGGCGGCGTCTACAACCAGGCCGACGCGGAGGGCTTCATCCGCCTCTCCGCGCTCCGGCTCCGCATCCAGGCGCTCGTCGCGGCGCGAGGAAAGTGA